GCGCCGGCCTGAAAGCCGAGCCCCGCCGTCCAGAGGCCGAATCCGGGGGTTATCTGGATGCGGTCGGCGGTCGTCACGCCTGCGAACTGGTAGCAGCGCTCCATCATCACCGCCCAGTCCTCGATGTCCTGCGCGCTGTAGGGCATGATGACGGGCATGCCCGTCGTGCCCGACGAAGAGTGCACGCGGACGATCTCCTCGTTCGGCACGCACTGCATGCCCATCGGGTAGGCGTCGCGCAGGTCCTGCTTTGTGGTGAAGGGCAGCGTCTCAAACTGCTCGCGCGTCATCATCGTCTCCACGGGTAGTCCCGCGAACTTTTCTCTGTACATCGGGCTAGCCTTCGCCGCGCGGCGGACCTGTGCGAAACACTGGCTCATTATCGTAAGTTCATTCATAACTTTTCTTCTCTCCTGACTCTCTTTTCTGTTCTAAAAAACTCTCCTGGCTGATTTACCCTCAACTGAAATAAAATATTACCTATAATTAATTCCGGAAGCTCACCATCGGACGCCGGAGGCTTTCAGCCCCAGCTCGAAGGCTCTCTCGTTCATCGCGAGCAGCTTCGGTTTGACGCAGGCCTTGACCGCCGCGCGTATCTCCTCTTCGGAGAAGGGAAGCATCGAGGCTTCCACGGCCGCGCCGAGGATCACGATATTCAGCGTGCGGATGTCGCCCGCCGCGAGCGCGAGCGGCGCTCCTTCGATAAAGACGGCCTCGGGGTATCTGTTTTTGAGCAGGGCGAGGTACTCGTCTCCGAGGTAGACGCCCCTGCCGAGCGCGACGTTCGTCGGGATGATGCGGTCGGTGTTGACGACGCACTTCGCCCCGGCCTTCAGCTTTGGTATCATGCGCACCGCCTCGGCGAGCTCGAAGCCAAGCATGATGTCTCCGTGCGCGCCGGGAATGATAGGCGCGGCTTCGCGCGCGTCGATGCGCAGATGGCTGGAGACCGAACCTCCGCGCTGCGCCATGCCGATCGTCTCCGAGGTGCGGACGAAAAGTCCCTTTGCTCCGGCGGCAGTCGCGAGTATTTTTGAGGCCAGCAGCGTTCCCTGCCCGCCGACGCCGGCGATCACAATGCTCTTAACCA
This genomic interval from Cloacibacillus sp. contains the following:
- a CDS encoding indolepyruvate oxidoreductase subunit beta; this translates as MVKSIVIAGVGGQGTLLASKILATAAGAKGLFVRTSETIGMAQRGGSVSSHLRIDAREAAPIIPGAHGDIMLGFELAEAVRMIPKLKAGAKCVVNTDRIIPTNVALGRGVYLGDEYLALLKNRYPEAVFIEGAPLALAAGDIRTLNIVILGAAVEASMLPFSEEEIRAAVKACVKPKLLAMNERAFELGLKASGVRW